A genomic stretch from Tissierellales bacterium includes:
- a CDS encoding ComF family protein, producing the protein MNLIKSVENLIFPEQNICYICGERFAHVNDWHICNTCYSKLCKNDGNTCEVCGKSLVEETAVRCKTCAQSVRFFKKATAPLIYNGEVKQMIRDYKFHDKSYYYTLLGHILLEHLRKDENKDFLCEVDCIASVPMTFRKKVIRGFNQTELIAKFISENTDISYETEFFIKTKETSIQSHLNRLEREKNIKRVFEVSKIGYYENKKVLLIDDILTTGSTADAAAKTLLEAGATEVYVATLATGRNV; encoded by the coding sequence GTGAATCTAATTAAAAGTGTTGAAAATTTAATTTTTCCAGAACAAAATATTTGCTATATCTGCGGTGAAAGATTTGCACATGTAAATGATTGGCATATTTGCAATACGTGCTATAGTAAACTTTGCAAAAATGACGGAAATACTTGTGAGGTTTGTGGAAAATCACTTGTGGAAGAAACTGCGGTAAGATGTAAAACTTGTGCTCAAAGTGTAAGATTCTTCAAGAAAGCTACAGCACCTTTAATCTACAATGGTGAAGTGAAGCAAATGATAAGGGATTACAAATTTCACGATAAAAGCTATTATTATACATTATTAGGACATATTTTATTAGAACATCTCAGAAAAGATGAGAATAAAGATTTTTTGTGCGAAGTTGATTGTATAGCAAGTGTACCTATGACTTTTAGAAAAAAAGTTATAAGAGGATTTAATCAAACTGAACTTATCGCTAAATTTATTTCTGAAAATACCGATATATCATATGAGACAGAGTTTTTCATAAAGACAAAAGAGACTTCAATTCAAAGTCATCTGAATAGGCTTGAGAGGGAGAAAAACATCAAAAGAGTTTTTGAAGTCTCAAAAATAGGGTATTATGAAAATAAGAAGGTCCTGCTAATTGATGATATATTGACAACTGGGAGCACTGCAGATGCGGCTGCTAAGACCTTACTAGAAGCGGGAGCAACAGAAGTATACGTTGCAACCCTTGCAACGGGGAGGAACGTCTAG